The sequence below is a genomic window from Bradyrhizobium septentrionale.
GGCCAGGATGTCGTCGGCCACCGCGCCGGCGGCGCGCTCGAGCAGCTTGTAATTGGTGTTCTTGAATGCCGAGGTCGCGGTCGCCACCACGTTGGAATAGGAGACCGTGTCGGAGAGGCGGTCGGTGCGCGAGGATTCCGAGAGGTCGGTGTAGAGCTCGAGATCGATCACGAAGCGCTGTCCGACCTCGGTCTCATGTTCCAACACACCATGGCGGGCATGGATGACGATCCCGGTGATGAAGATCGTGTCGGTCATTGCTGTCCCTTGATTGCTGCGGCCACCCGCAGCGCCTGAACGGTTTCCGCGACGTCATGCGCGCGGATGATGCGCGCGCCATTCTGCACGGCGATCAGGTGCGCGGCGATCGAGCCGCCGATCCGCTGTTGCGGCTCCGAGGGCACGACCGTGCTGATGAAGCGCTTGCGCGAGGCGCCGACCAGCACCGGCAGGCCGAAGCAGTCGAGCTCGGCAAGCCGCGCCAACGCCATCATGCTCTGCTCCGGCGTCTTGCCGAAACCGATGCCGGGATCGAGCACGATCCGGTCGTCGGCAATGCCGGCACGCGCGGCAATCTCGAGCGAGCGTTCGAAGAAGGCGGTGATATCGCGCATGATGTCGATCGCCGGATCGGCCTGCTCGCGATTGTGCATGATGATCACGGGCACGCCGCGGGCGGCGACCA
It includes:
- the folP gene encoding dihydropteroate synthase, coding for MATKPIASAGAGTAASAVLPALLSMPYPAVMGILNVTPDSFSDGGQFVAPEQALAQARRLVTEGADIIDIGAESTRPYGSQPVSADAEMARLKPVLAGVIALGVPVSIDSMKSEVVAWALDQGAAIANDVWGLQRDAGMAPLVAARGVPVIIMHNREQADPAIDIMRDITAFFERSLEIAARAGIADDRIVLDPGIGFGKTPEQSMMALARLAELDCFGLPVLVGASRKRFISTVVPSEPQQRIGGSIAAHLIAVQNGARIIRAHDVAETVQALRVAAAIKGQQ
- the folB gene encoding dihydroneopterin aldolase, yielding MTDTIFITGIVIHARHGVLEHETEVGQRFVIDLELYTDLSESSRTDRLSDTVSYSNVVATATSAFKNTNYKLLERAAGAVADDILATFPRVRAVKVTVHKPHAPIAAIFDDVGVVLTRSRHPPPHSPPHG